The Rhea pennata isolate bPtePen1 chromosome 7, bPtePen1.pri, whole genome shotgun sequence genome contains a region encoding:
- the BNIP3 gene encoding BCL2/adenovirus E1B 19 kDa protein-interacting protein 3: protein MSRLSPQEENLQGSWVELHFSSNGNGSGNTVMPTSQEQVPASISIHNGDMEKILLDAQHESGRSSSRESSRCDSPPRSQTPQDSNRVLEIESHSSGEKNSFQSEEDFLERRKEVERLLKKNADWIWDWSSRPENIPPKEFLFKHPRRTATLSMRNTSVMKKGGIFSAEFLKVFLPSLLLSHLLAIGLGIYIGRRLTTTASSSTF, encoded by the exons ATGTCGCGCCTCAGCCCGCAGGAGGAGAATCTGCAGG GTTCCTGGGTAGAACTCCATTTCAGTAGTAATGGAAACGGTAGTGGAAATACAGTGATGCCAACAAGCCAAGAGCAAGTACCAGCCTCTATTTCCATTCACAACGGTGACATGGAGAAAATACTCCTTGATGCTCAACATGAATCTGGACGAAGCAGTTCAAGAGAAAGTTCACGCTGTGACAG CCCTCCTCGTTCCCAAACGCCTCAAGACAGTAACAGAGTTTTGGAAATAGAGAGTCACAGCAGTGGAGAAAAGAATAGCTTCCAG TCTGAAGAAGATTTTcttgaaaggaggaaagaagtcGAAAGGCtcctgaagaaaaatgcagattggATATGGGACTGGTCCAGCAGGCCTGAGAACATCCCACCAAA GGAATTCCTCTTTAAACATCCCAGGCGCACAGCCACCCTCAGCATGAGAAATACAAGTGTAATGAAGAAAGGGGGCATATTCTCAGCagaatttttgaaagtttttcttccatctctgcTACTTTCTCATTTGCTTGCCATTGGACTAGG GATTTACATTGGAAGACGCCTTACAACCACAGCTTCAAGCAGTACTTTTTAA